In Xylocopa sonorina isolate GNS202 chromosome 4, iyXylSono1_principal, whole genome shotgun sequence, the sequence ATAGATGCTAAATAATCATTGCAACAAtacattatttttttattacatcAAGCCGTTTATCTAACACTGACTTTTACACCTTCTAGCAATTCATACGAGCAGGCCAAACTTTCCAATGGTTATCCAAACGGACGTTTACCGAGATTCCTAGAGCTGTCTATAAAACACCCTCCACCCTTATTCCTTGACGCATGATAAAACGCAGAAATAACGAGTTTATCTTCTGTTCGCCATGCGATCCTGTAGCGTGCACACCGTCGATCGCGACGTGCTACATAGTGGAAGGTTTATAGATCATCGCTATCAAACTCATCGTGAATTTATCATGCTTCAATTATTTTTGCTTTTTTAGTTTCATTTATTGTGCGCTTGCTTTTTCACTACAGCTCCGAACGATGTTCTAACTGAAAATTGTAAATTCACGTCTCGATCTCGTGTGTGAAAAATACTGTAACATAGAAGGTGAGTCATTACAGATTATCACCTTTAACAGATTTCTTGTTATTGGTTTTAGAAATCGATCTACACGTTTCGTTCTTGTTGAACACTACACTGAGATAGTGCTATCTGTTTATACAATACCCCCTTATTGTAccataaatatttcaatatttaaTCACAAAATGATTTTGTGGATAGAATAAGGATTGAAATATTGTCATAATAAGCTTGCTCTATGACCACGTAAAAGAACAATTTGTCGAGTCAAGTATAAACCGCGTTTTTGTGTCAATGTATTCCACTCTCTTAAGTAAATGTTTTAATTCAAACACCATGATTAGGTAATCTGTAATAATTCACCTTGTATATTAACAACAATTCTGTATTTCCACCGGGGTAACGTTAACAATTCTATGTTACGCATTTAATGGAATTTTCAGGTCGGCTAAAAGCAGCTCGCTGTTTGGCAAACTCGGAAATCTAAAATCGGAAGTAGAGCCCATCAGAAGTAATTTACAAGAAATTTTTATACATCACTACACTACAAAAAAAACTTAAATTTGCattaaatagttatcgaattggATACTCGAATTCGATTTCAGTGTCACCCTCTGCCAGTACCTTCAATCCAAAGACTGACAGTTTACACGCGTCCATGAGGCCAATAATTATGTTGGCACAATGCTTTTCCATGTTTCCTGTGTCCGGCATTAATACTCCCGATGCATCGTACCTCAGGTAATTTGCTTAATTGCTGTTGAAGCAATTATTAATCAGTCGCCTTCTCGTCATTAGTTTACTTTTCGGTGAAAAAAAGTAAATGTTCCTTCCGACACTCAATTCCATCCACATAAATAAATCACAAATAaatcataaataaatatatcggAATCTTATAGTTAGGTATCAATCACTGTGTCTAATGTTTAGGTTTACTTGGCGGAGTCCAAAATTCATATATTGTGCGATTTCGTTTCTTGGTTCGTCGATGATGACCGTTTTTAACGTTCTCAGGATAATTTCTACTGGGATAAATTCAACAAAAATGAGTAAGTCATCTGAGATATGATTTTATATTTAGACCAACAAATAATACATTTTATCGTTTGCGTACGTAAGCCACATTCGTTTTTAATGGAACGAATTTGATCGCGTCTTTCCTGTTCCTGAAATTGGCCATGCAGTGGCCATGTTTGATGTTAACTTGGGAAAAGCTTGAAAAAGAGCTTTCACATAGGCACAGAAAAGTTTCCAAAACTAGTTTGTCCACGAAGTTCAAAATTGTGACTATGGTGGTGATGATATTTGCTTTAGGCAAGTTTGATATTTTTATTGTCGTATTGTATTCATTTTTTCTGAACATTAATACATCAATTAAATGTAATTACTTGTTGCAGTTGAGCATAGTTTCTCGATACTCCATGGTTACATCAAAGCTGAAGAATGTGCACAGTTTCGAAACGATTCGGACATTATTGGTGTGTATTTTCAGTCACAATTTCCACAGGTAAGAACTTCTGTAGCTCTACTTTCTCTTCAAACAAAGCGGGTATATCATCtcgttaattaataaatattgcaaagatacgAAGGGGTAAAAATCCATGATTATCCGGAACGTAactattacattttattgaaactATACTTCAATAATGAGTGCATCGTTAGATGAGACACATTTTCATTGCCACGTGATAAatgattttttttcatttttagggAAGCTTGCTAAATGATATCTAAGAATGCACATACATAATTTACACAACTTGTAATGTAGAAACAATGAAAAGTGATATTTAACATATTATTATTTAAGATAATTATTGACACGCATTAATCAATTTATACGTTCGACTAGATATTTTCCAGAATTCCATACAGCTTGTGGACAGGAATAATGGTGGATATTATCAACATCCTCAGTACCTTCTCGTGGAATTTTGTGGATTTGTTTTTGATCCTCATCAGCATAGCGTTGACAGATCAGTTTCGACAGCTAAATAATCGCCTGTATTCTATAAGGGGCAAGGTACGAATCCATAAAtacttttaaattaatatttcgaACATTACGTAAGGTCGTGGCATACAAAACGAGACAATTTTTGTTATTTAATATGTATCACATTGGTATGTAAGTATTGAAGACATTAAATAtacacttttattttttatGCACATATTTGAACTATTGTAATTAAACGATACACATATACAGTCCGTAACAAAATTAATGAGTCACTTATACGGATCGAAGAAATGATCCAAAACCAACTTCAATCGGTCATAATTTCAGCAAAAATGATCGTATTGATGTCGTTAAAAAATCGTCTAAATATGCTGTACCTTAATGACATCAATGTAACCATTTTCACTGAAGTTATCGAGCGCATAAAGTTTTTAGATTCATGAAAGtgattctttaattttttcACGGAATGTATTATAATTTCTAATGATGAATTTTGTTCGTTAGTATCATTTTATTGTTAAGGCAATGTCGGAATGGTGGTGGGCCGAGGCAAGGAGTGACTACAACCATTTGGCAAGCTTGACAAGACAACTAGACTCCCATATCTCCATTATGGTTCTTCTCTCTTTCGCCACCGATCTGTACTTCATCTGCATACAACTACTTTTCTCTTTCAAGTATATATGACAAAACTTAATTGTGCATGCCGTCTCCTTATTCTGCTATATACACGCACACGCTAACAAACGGGAATGATTTCTTTTCTCaaagatatttaatattcacACCTCTACGCATCGTACCAGGAATTTCAGTATACTCTATCTTAATACTAGTACTTGTATAATATGTATAAAATCTAACACTTGTCTATAATTGTATAATATTCTCAATTGTCACTCACCGAACGAGTACATATAAGCTTAATATTTAACTTTTAAACAGTCCCATGCGAAGAGCAATTGAGAAAATTTACTTCGGCTTCTCCTTCGGATTCCTGTTGGCGAGGACTACTGTAGTCTCTTTATGTGCTGCATCGATTCACGACGAATCGTTACTTCCAGCACCGATTCTCTATAGCGTTCCCGGAAGCAGCTTCTCCACAGAAGTATGGATGCGAATAGCCAaagttttatcaagtgttataaATATTAGAATTAACATCTGTATGTGTCGATAACATACATACAATGAATAAATGAATACAATTAATTTTGTTTGGCGTAGGTGATGAGATTCTTGTCACAAGTAACAACAGATAGTATTTGCTTAACTGGTATGAAATTCTTCTCGGTGACCAGGAGCCTCGTATTAACTGTACGTATTGAAAGCGATAATATGGCTTACAAAAATCTTTCTTTATTAAACATGTAAAGTACGAAGAAGAAATTACTTTCTATTTTCTAAGGATAGAAACTGAACAAGCATATTAGACTGTTCCTGCAATGCCTAATCTAATCTTGTAacataaattattattataattgtaaTTAATCGTTCAATTCTCTCCCATCAACTTAATACATTGAGTATTTATAATAggaagaaatatttaaaaattcttcCTAACGACATGTTTCAGGTGGCGGGGACCATAGTCACGTACGAATTGGTTCTGGTACAGTTCAATTCTGGCCAGCAAAATAACACGCTAAACAGCAGTGTGTGCGAGGTGAAGTAATCTCGTATTCAAACATCTTTCGACGCGCTTTCAAAGCGGATCTCACTTCGATTCCTACCCTTTCACCTAAACATTTCGCTTGTTTATGGATTTGCATAATTATTTCCGTATTTTCAACTGAATAACGCTTATTGTCCAAGCTGTACATACAGAGCTAATTGATATATACACGTGTATACATACAGTGGCTTGCAATTTTTGTAAAATAGCTCCTTATTGCCTCCCAATTTAGAACTGTTTCTTTATTAAATTTTTCACTTTCTAGAAACCATTCAAAAAGAtcaaaattttatttatattttatctaTTACATTACACTCTTTTATTTCAGTTTACTTCATATCATAACAATGTACATAAGAATTATaatgtaatataatatttaaaataaataggatttctatttattttattattttattcgaaTTAAGTATTTCTAATAGTATTTGTTATTAATATCTTATAAAGAGAAAACTTTTTGGAGATTTTAATGTATACTATATTATtagaaatgaataaaaatatctAAATTCCGATTGGTATTAAGCGAATGATATTAGATCGTTTTTCCTAGAGTTTTGCAAAAGAATATTGTTGAATAAAATCGTGTCAAGCATCACTTATTAAATTAAACGATATACAAACAAAAGGATAATAATTTACATTAATGATAATTCCAGCACTATTCGatgataaaaattgaaatagatCTTCAGGAATCACAAAGATAACGTGCACTCTATAAAATTGGGTACGTATTAAAATTTTTTTTCCATTACTGTATAAAACAAATTCTTTAATAAAGTAAAAGATTTATATATATGTTAAATAGAGATAATTAAACAGAATGACTAATGTTAAAATAGTAGAAGAAAATTGTGAATCATATACAAGATAGACAAACCAAAAATCATTTAATAAAATCATTGAACTGTATAATATATTAAAACATCTTCTCATGTATATATTCTGCGATATCGCTGTGTAACAAAAAAATGTATAACATCAAGATACACGTATGTGCATAGCTTTTCACTGTAAAATGTAAAACTTAACTTTTTAAATTACTCATTGCTATTTCGCATTGAACAATCGCTATACATAATGCTTTTAATGTTTAACTTTACTCGCATAACTTTTATTTAATGCTATTCTCTGAATACAAGTGGGAATGAATTAAAAACAAGTTACAAATACAATCAAACGTTATAAACAAGTTTTCCAAGTTGCAGCTAAGCAAAAAATACTTGCAAATCCTCTTCGAAATgctcgcgttgcactgaatgatCACAATTACATTCCGTAATGCACTATAAGCCTCGTCACCTATTTAATAACATTTCATCAGCGACGTTAATCAAATATCAATACATTCATACTTATTATACATagtttaaatataaattatgttCAACTTATTTAAAATAGCACAGCATCAATATTTTTTTACATCACTTCTTAGCCAATATAAAGTTGTTGTCCCCAGTTATCAAATTAATGCAAATCGATACTTCTTAtgatctactgctgcgataatGCCAAGCATACGCACAATTTTGCTTTGATAAAATTTCAATTATCAATTTCTTTGTTTGTTGTAGTCCTTCTCACTGGATACTGTATAACTTTGGCCATTCGTTAACTTCTTTGTAAAGAAGAAGCTCTTTGAAGCATTGTTGGTCTTTCACGTTTTACAATTAATCATCTCATAACGATAATCAGTGATTTTGGTAAAACTTTGATATAAGAATACAAGAATTATCAAATAAATAATCAACAGTCCATACTCAGAATCACTCTCACAATTATTGGTTCCAATTAACATTGAAAACCTATTTATTTATCTGTATCTTAATCCCTCTTGGTGTTGTTTGTTTTTAATGTACCCGAGCGTACCGATAACATGTATACCATATGTAGTTTGTGGAAAAGTGGAAAGAAATAAATAATACACTTCACAGACGTATTAAAGATACGTTTACTAATTACAACACAAATGAGAATAATTATACTTTTCGCACATAGAAAACGTAATGTAGCTGAGGAAAGATATGGAAATTAGAGTTAGAAATTTCGCGTGACAATTAAGAGCATGATAGCACCATATTAAGCGAAACGTGGAAAACAATAAATATCCTTATCTCCTCATCTTTATGACGTATTTCGATAGATCACGTTAATTAATACCTACCATAATTAATTATcccaaattatatttatttaccagtagcgccatctcttcgaaaagtgctgaaactggtcgcacagcgttatcgacggtgaagtaaactactcaagaactactagtgccatctctgcggaaagtagtgaaactaatgTCCGACTAGTTTCAGTTCttctccgagagatggcgctagtgcttcagtagttcacttcgctgtcgataacgctgtgcgaccagtttgagcactttttacagagatggcgccacgggttccagAGTAGagtcggtatcatctgtctcactctttcctatagcttttttatatatctttctccgtCTTACCTCTACAACAGGAGATACAATTTATCTGAATCATATATACATTTCTCTTAGATATCCATGGgtgataaaataaaattttacaaaattatTTGCAACATTTATAAACATacgaatatttattaaaaatttatgTAAATATACAAATTGCTTTGCAATAATTACTCGTAAATTACACCTATAACATTCCCAAATTTCAACTGTAcataaatgaaattaatttgTGCTTATATTGTATTACATTTATGTTATATAATAGCGGTTGGTTTACAGATATTACAAATTAAGAAGTTTTTTATTATTAGTCGGTTAGTTATTTGAAGAATATCCCAATTGATGCTGCACCTTAGAAATGATATTAAGAAAACATTACCCAACTTTATTTTACAGAAATTTCATTTATTAATTCGAACCTCCGTAGTACTAGAATCGTTATACTATCAGAAGAGCTAAGCTTtccattgaaaaagaatattACACACTGCTTTGTGTGTAAGTGGAAATAAATTCAATGCAAAATAGCTTTCCCTTTGTTACAAGTTATGTATAGTTTAGAAAAAGATATCCCCTCTCTGCCTCTTTCCCTTTTTATGCGATGGCTGAAGAGCCTGTGTTGCAAGAATTAATTGCTAAACTTTACACAAATCTTTGTATCGTATTGTGGTCTTTTATTTTGTCTAACGCATGCAAATTAGACCACCAAAACGGTAATTTATGTTCAAGAATCAATTTGAACCATGGACTCAAAGGAGCATTTATTTTTTTCACAAAGTCATCAATTTCAGATCGTGACACCCAAGAAAGTTCGCTAACTTCATCCGGATTTGGGTTCAACGTTAAATTATCCTTCTGTATGAACAGCACGTAATCTATTTCGTGTTCACCCCAAGGGCCACTTACTGCGTGATAATGAATTCTTGTTAAATAGAAGAAATCTGACGGGGATAATTCTGACATAGGAATTCCCAATTCGTAACTGAGCCGCCTTTGCGCTGCTCTGCGAATTCCTATTGCATCCTGTTCTTCGGTTTCATCAGGTATTTCAGCCAACGGATGACTGCAACAGGTATTTGTATAATGGTTCGGAAATGTTACCTAAAAAAAAAGGGATATCAAGTATAGTTTACAATTCAAATACGATAATACATACACAAATTGCTTACCTTGTTACTGGATCTCTTTTGCAGTAATAACTTTCCTTTACTATTAAAGAGAAAAACACTGAACGCTCTGTGAAGCAGAACTCGTCCGTCCGAGTTAACAATATGACAATCCCTTTTCGTAGCTTCGCCAAGAGGCTTGTCCGACTCATCAACAAGAATGCAACGTTTTTCCAAAGCGGCTTCCTGCAAAGGAGCTGCTTGTGCGCTGCCAAAACTTTTCATCGTGGAAGACGTCAAATTTCGTACACCATTGGACATTCCCCTGATCACTTTGATCATTGCTGTTCGCGTCTGTTCTTTTTAAATAGCATTCAGAGATCTTCAAACGATTatatagatttcaaattcaatATGTAAACTTTTTGCAGCAGATGTAACATATGCGACTGACAGGTTAATTAAATCGGCGACCCCGCGCCATAATTTCAAGGGATTTTAAATAGCGTTACCAACACAGGCACAAAGCAATCGGCGATCCATGTAACCGCTGCGCTGAAAAAGTTTCATCTTTCAAGAATAAGCAATAGCGATTCCGCTTGacataataaataatttatacattGAACATTACTCATTCTAGAACCGAAGCAAACGTGCTGATAAAAATTCCACACAAGTATAACTAATTACTTCGCTACGATACATTTCCAGAGTCTGTAATaagaaatgaatttaatttaaaatattgcCTTCTCATTCTTCGGTTGTCATTGAAACGATCCGGATAAacgataaatttaataaacgatAAATTGCTACAAAGTTCTATTATCGTCTTATTTGTTCGACCGTAAACGAAATCTAATTACAAGTTCGATTATAATTCCAAATGCGGATTTTTATTACGTACTAAACAATCGCTCTGAAACTACGTATACACTTTGACTTAGATAATGTGGAATTAATTATCAATTCGTATAAATGTCTGACGCTAGATAAGCATCAATTTGTTCGTACAAATAGGACACGAATAGACGAAGTTTTATTGTAAATATTATCGATGCTATACTTTTTATATCGAACTATATCGATACTGTAATCAAACATGCGAAATGTAATGTGATATTTAGATGTATAAAATTTTCTGGGAATAGATAAGTCTTGTATCtttgtatacatatacatatttttATGGTTACTAGTATATATAtagtaatatatgtatatattatagtTATACATCGTTTGAATCGTAATGATCGATAGCTCTCGTTACTTCTCGACTTCTCGATTGATCGAATTGCTTTATAAAGTAGTTGAGTAAGTCTCTGCGATATTCAGTGCGGCTGCAATAAAGAccgttatataaaaaaaaattattgtttCCTTGATGTGTTATTTATTGTCTACGTTTCGGTATAATTTAAGTGATTTTACGTCGCGTCATTAATTTGTCGTTATAAACTGTGAGATGAGCGAGAACGCGGAAATAACAGGAGTGATATCGCCAGAAAATGCGGccagagcggaaaaatttaaaGAAGAGGCGAATGAATATTTCAAAAGTGCGTTTAAAAGACCTCCTAACGATTTACCATTGTGATTTGGTTTACAGCCGACAACGAAGCTGTGAAAAAATTTACGAGAGCTATTAAATTAATGCGGTTTAATCACGTGTGCATTTAAAGCTAACCAAACTTCTGTAACGTAGATGATCAATTCAGTTGCACGATGAAAATCACACTGCTGGAATTGGCCAGTTATACGATCTTAAACGATCAGATTTTCCGCTTTTTTATTGCTAGAAGCCTATATACCAAATAGTTAATTTTATTTTCGCCATCTTTCCTACCAAATATAATCGTGCATATCATTTTACTTGTCAAATTTGTAGAAATCATTCCGT encodes:
- the LOC143423046 gene encoding gustatory receptor 5a for trehalose → MFNFGRIDMNKMSSNDYIGKWSLDGVHPVTLPALRYQNKLSVNVRSAKSSSLFGKLGNLKSEVEPIRMSPSASTFNPKTDSLHASMRPIIMLAQCFSMFPVSGINTPDASYLRFTWRSPKFIYCAISFLGSSMMTVFNVLRIISTGINSTKMTTFVFNGTNLIASFLFLKLAMQWPCLMLTWEKLEKELSHRHRKVSKTSLSTKFKIVTMVVMIFALVEHSFSILHGYIKAEECAQFRNDSDIIGVYFQSQFPQIFSRIPYSLWTGIMVDIINILSTFSWNFVDLFLILISIALTDQFRQLNNRLYSIRGKYHFIVKAMSEWWWAEARSDYNHLASLTRQLDSHISIMVLLSFATDLYFICIQLLFSFNPMRRAIEKIYFGFSFGFLLARTTVVSLCAASIHDESLLPAPILYSVPGSSFSTEVMRFLSQVTTDSICLTGMKFFSVTRSLVLTVAGTIVTYELVLVQFNSGQQNNTLNSSVCESFSLDTV
- the Idi gene encoding isopentenyl-diphosphate delta isomerase, which produces MIKVIRGMSNGVRNLTSSTMKSFGSAQAAPLQEAALEKRCILVDESDKPLGEATKRDCHIVNSDGRVLLHRAFSVFLFNSKGKLLLQKRSSNKVTFPNHYTNTCCSHPLAEIPDETEEQDAIGIRRAAQRRLSYELGIPMSELSPSDFFYLTRIHYHAVSGPWGEHEIDYVLFIQKDNLTLNPNPDEVSELSWVSRSEIDDFVKKINAPLSPWFKLILEHKLPFWWSNLHALDKIKDHNTIQRFV